A region of the Amycolatopsis sp. cg13 genome:
GCTGACGACTCGTCGAGCACCGTGCCCGCCCCGATCGTGGCGTCCGGATATGCGGCAGCCAGCTCCTCGATCGCGACGAGCGCACCCGCGTTCGTGAGCGGGACCTCGACCGACTTCAACCCGGCGTCGAGCACTGCCCGCGCGGCGGCGACGGCCGAGGCGGCGTCCGCTGTCCGCACGATCCCGACGACGCCCTGGCGCACTGCTTCGCGCGTGATCTCCCACCGGTATCCCATGCCGGCCAGCCTAGCAGGCAAATTATAAATTACTAATTATTCTTGACGGGCTCGCGGGCGTCCGTGCATGCTTCCGAACCATGCGCACTGCCGTGGTGACCGGCGCGGCGTCCGGGATCGGAGCCGCGACCGCCCTCCGTCTCGAAGCTGACGGCTACCGGGTGGTCGGCGTCGACCTCGCCCCGGTGCCCGGCGGCGTGCAAGGCGACGTGACCGAAGATGAGACGTGGCAACGCGTTCTCGAGCTGGCGGGCGAAGTCGACGCCGTGGTCAGCAACGCGTATCTGCCGACTTTGGGCCCACTGCACGAAACCGATCGCGCGCAATGGCAGCGGCAACTGGACGTGAACCTCACGGCGTCGTACCTGGCCGTCCGGACCTGCCTGCCTTCACTGCGCTCTCGGCGTGGCTCCGTGGTGCTCGTTTCCTCCGTACACGCGCGATTCGGCTTGCCCGGCCACCCGGCTTATGCGGCCAGCAAAGGCGCTTTGGTGTCTCTGGCCCGGCAATTGGCCGTGGAGTACGCGCCAGAGGTGCGGGTGAATTCGGTGCTTCCCGGACCGGTCGAGACCGAGGCGTGGGGCCGGGTGAGCGCGGAAGACCGCGCACGCAGCACCCGCGCGACGCCCGCTGGACGGCTCGGCGACCCGGCCGAAATCGCCGCGGTGATCGCGTTTCTGCTCTCGCCCGCGGCGTCGTTCGTCACGGGCGCCGAGCTGACCGTCGACGGCGGCTGGTCGGCCGCGAAAGATTCTGCTTAGGAGACGAAGTGCAGATCACCGGGATCGAGACGTTCCTCGTCGCGCCGCGCTGGTTGTTCCTGAAGGTCAGCACCGACGAGGGCATCAGCGGCTGGGGCGAACCGGTCGTGGAAGGCCGCGCCGGGACTGTCCGCGCGGCCGTGCACGAGTTGGCCGAGCTGGTCATCGGGAAGGACCCGCTCCGCATCGAGGACCACTGGCAGGTCCTGCGCCGCGGCGGTTTCTATCGCGGCGGTCCGGTGCTGTCCAGCGCGCTCGCCGGGTTCGACCAGGCGTTGTGGGACATCGCGGGCAAGGCGCGGAACGCTCCGGTGCACGAACTACTCGGCGGGCCGGTGCGTGATCGCGTTCGGGTGTATTCGTGGGTCGGCGGCGACCGTCCGTCCGGGATCTTCGACGCGGTGTCCGCGCAGGTCGAGCATGGTTTTACCGCCGTGAAGATGAACGTCGCCGGTCCTCTCGGACCGATCGCCACGCCCGCCGAAGCTCAGGCGGCACTGGCCCGTGCACAGGAGGCCAGGGAAGCGCTCGGCCCCGACCGGGACCTGGCGATCGACTTCCACGGCCGCGTCTCGCCCGCGATGGCGCGACGCTTGGTGAAGATGCTCGAAGAAGTACAGCCGATGTTCGTCGAGGAGCCAGTGCTGCCGGAACTGTCCGCCGACGTGGTGAGTTCGGTGGTCGAAGCCTCGACGGTCCCGATCGCGCTCGGGGAACGGCTGTTCTCGCGCTGGGAGTTCAAACCGGTGCTGGACGCGGGCGTCGCCGTGGTGCAGCCGGACCCGTCGCACGCGGGCGGCATCTCGGAGCTGCGCCGGATCGCCGCGCTGGCCGAGGTGTACGGCGCGAACCTCGCCCCGCACTGCCCGCTCGGCCCGATCTCGCTGGCCGCCGCGCTGCAGGTGGCGTTCGCGACGCCGAACTTCCTGATCCAGGAACAAAGCCTGGGCATGCACTATCACGATGGCCGCGAGCCGGTCGCGTATCTCGCCGATGACGCACTGTTCCGCTTCGTCGACGGCTATGCCGCGCGGCCGACTGCGCCTGGTCTCGGTATCGAGGTGGACGAGGAGGCCGTCCGCCGAGCCGACGAGACCGGCCATGCCTGGCGATCCCCAGTGTGGCGCCTCCCCGACGGCAGCCTCACGGAGTGGTGACCGCCCCGCTGACCTGCGCAGGTATCGTGGCCCCGTGACGCTCAAGCCCAGCATTCCGAACGTGCTCGCCGCCCGCTACGCCTCGCCTGAGCTGGTGGCGCTCTGGTCGCCCGAACGCAAGGTCGTGCTCGAGCGGCGGCTGTGGCTCGCCGTGCTGCGGGCACAGGCCGAGCTGGGCGTCGAGGTGCCCGAAGGCGTGGTCGAAGACTACGAGCGGGTGGTCGAGCAGGTCGACCTCGAATCGATCGCCGCCCGCGAACGCGTCACCCGGCACGACGTGAAGGCCCGGATCGAGGAGTTCAACGCCCTCGCCGGGCACGAGCACGTGCACAAGGGCATGACCTCGCGCGACCTCACCGAGAACGTCGAGCAGCTGCAGCAGCTGCGCTCGCTGGAACTAGTCCGCGCGCGCGTCGCCGCGGTGCTGTCGCGGCTGGCCGCGCTCGCCGTCGAGCACTCCGACCTGGTGATGGCCGGCCGCTCGCACAACGTCGCCGCGCAGGCGACCACGCTCGGCAAGCGCTTCGCGACCGCCGCCGACGAGCTGCTCGTCGCGTTCTCCCGGCTGGACAACCTGATCGAGCGCTACCCGCTGCGCGGCATCAAGGGCCCGGTCGGCACCGCGCAGGACATGCTCGACCTGCTCGGCGACGAGTCCACTTTGGACCAGCTGGAATCGCGGATCGCCGAGCACCTCGGCTTCGGCAACCGGTTCGTCAGCGTCGGCCAGGTGTACCCGCGTTCGCTCGACTTCGACGTGCTGTCCGCGGTGATCCAGCTCGCCGCAGCGCCGTCCAGCCTCGCCAAGACGATCCGGCTGATGGCCGGGCACGAGCTGGTCACCGAGGGCTTCAAACCGGGTCAGGTCGGGTCGTCGGCCATGCCGCACAAGATGAACACCCGCTCCTGCGAGCGCGTCAACGGGCTCGCGGTGGTGCTGCGCGGCTACCTGTCGATGATCGGCGAACTGGCCGGTGACCAGTGGAACGAGGGCGACGTCTCGGATTCCGTGGTGCGCCGCGTCGCGCTGCCGGACGCGTTCTTCGCGCTCGACGGCCTGCTCGAGACCTTCCTCACCGTGCTCGGCGAATTCGGCGCGTTCCCGGCCGTGGTCGAGCGTGAGCTTGATCGCTATCTCCCGTTCCTCGCGACCACGAAGGTGCTCATGGCGTCGGTGCGCCGGGGCGTCGGGCGTGAGACGGCTCACGAGGCCATCAAGGAGAACGCCGTCGGCGTCGCGCTCGCGATGCGCGAACGCGGCGCGGAGAACGACCTGCTCGACCGGCTCGCGGCCGACGAACGCCTTCCGCTTGACCGCGCTGACCTGGACGAACTCCTCGCCGACCGGATCTCGTTCACCGGCGT
Encoded here:
- the purB gene encoding adenylosuccinate lyase, translated to MTLKPSIPNVLAARYASPELVALWSPERKVVLERRLWLAVLRAQAELGVEVPEGVVEDYERVVEQVDLESIAARERVTRHDVKARIEEFNALAGHEHVHKGMTSRDLTENVEQLQQLRSLELVRARVAAVLSRLAALAVEHSDLVMAGRSHNVAAQATTLGKRFATAADELLVAFSRLDNLIERYPLRGIKGPVGTAQDMLDLLGDESTLDQLESRIAEHLGFGNRFVSVGQVYPRSLDFDVLSAVIQLAAAPSSLAKTIRLMAGHELVTEGFKPGQVGSSAMPHKMNTRSCERVNGLAVVLRGYLSMIGELAGDQWNEGDVSDSVVRRVALPDAFFALDGLLETFLTVLGEFGAFPAVVERELDRYLPFLATTKVLMASVRRGVGRETAHEAIKENAVGVALAMRERGAENDLLDRLAADERLPLDRADLDELLADRISFTGVAPRQVEEVAARVEDVLKRFPDAAQYAPQPIL
- the dgoD gene encoding galactonate dehydratase; translation: MQITGIETFLVAPRWLFLKVSTDEGISGWGEPVVEGRAGTVRAAVHELAELVIGKDPLRIEDHWQVLRRGGFYRGGPVLSSALAGFDQALWDIAGKARNAPVHELLGGPVRDRVRVYSWVGGDRPSGIFDAVSAQVEHGFTAVKMNVAGPLGPIATPAEAQAALARAQEAREALGPDRDLAIDFHGRVSPAMARRLVKMLEEVQPMFVEEPVLPELSADVVSSVVEASTVPIALGERLFSRWEFKPVLDAGVAVVQPDPSHAGGISELRRIAALAEVYGANLAPHCPLGPISLAAALQVAFATPNFLIQEQSLGMHYHDGREPVAYLADDALFRFVDGYAARPTAPGLGIEVDEEAVRRADETGHAWRSPVWRLPDGSLTEW
- a CDS encoding SDR family NAD(P)-dependent oxidoreductase, which encodes MRTAVVTGAASGIGAATALRLEADGYRVVGVDLAPVPGGVQGDVTEDETWQRVLELAGEVDAVVSNAYLPTLGPLHETDRAQWQRQLDVNLTASYLAVRTCLPSLRSRRGSVVLVSSVHARFGLPGHPAYAASKGALVSLARQLAVEYAPEVRVNSVLPGPVETEAWGRVSAEDRARSTRATPAGRLGDPAEIAAVIAFLLSPAASFVTGAELTVDGGWSAAKDSA